Within Candidatus Limnocylindria bacterium, the genomic segment TCGTCGTCGGCATCAGCAAGTTCCAGGTCGGTGCGTGGATGGTCATCGCGATCCTGCCGGTCCTCGTCGCGATGCTGTACGCGATCAATCGCCACTACCGATCGATCGAAGACAGCCTCCTCATCGCGGCGACCGCCCCGATCCGCGTGCAGCCGACGGTCCCGCGCGTCGTGGTGCCGATCAGCCGCATCGACCGCGCTTCGCTGCGCGCGCTGAGCATCGCGCGCGGCCTGGGCGGTGAGGTGCACGCGGTCCACATCTCGTACGACACCCAAGGCGCCGCGGCGTTCAAGCGGCGCTGGGAAAGCGTCGTGGGCGAGACGATCGCGCTCGATACCATAATCTCGCCGTACCGTGCGCTCATGCCACCGCTCCTCAAATATCTCGACGCGATCGACCGGGGTGGCCCCGGACGGCCGATCATCGTGGTCCTCGCGGAGTTCGTGCCGCGGCACTGGTGGGAAGCTCTGCTCCACAACCAGACCGCGTTGCTGTTGAAGCTACGGTTATTCGTACGACGCAACACAGCCGTGCTCGACGTGCCGTATCACCTCGACGATCCCGAACCGCTGGATGTGGAGGATGAGCGACCGGGGCGATAACGGTCGCGATGACCCTCCTGACGCGCCTTCGCTCGAGGAACGTGCGACCCACTCAGGAACGAAGATCGGCGACCGCCGCGTGCGGATCGTCCGACCCGCGGCCAGCGAGTTCCGGCGCCACAGCGGCCACTACGTCGCGACGCCACGCGTGGACGCGGCGCAAGGCAAGCTCGGGCGCGCCTATCAGGGCGTGCGCCGCATCCTGTTCGGCGCACGCCTGACCTCGGAAGAGGAGGCGGGAGAGCGGCTCTCGAAGAAGACCGGTCTTGCGATCATGGCCTCGGACAACATCTCGTCGTCCGCGTACGCGACCGAGGAAGCGATGCGCGTTCTCGCGATCGCCGGCGGCGCCGCTCTCGCGCTCACGATGCCGATCGCGATCGCGGTCTGCGTGGTCCTCGCGGTGGTGATCCTCTCCGAGTCGCGCGTCATCCGTGCGTATCCGAACGGCGGCGGCAGCTACATCGTTGCCAAGGAGAACCACGGGGTCATCCCTGGGCTGATCGCTGCCTCCGCGCTGCTCATCGACTACGTCCTCACCGTCGCGGTGTCATCGGCCGCGGGCGTGGCCGCGATCTCGAGCTTCGTGCCTGCCGTCCACGATCACCGCGTGCTGTGGGCGCTCGGTCTTATCGCGCTCCTGACGCTCGGCAATCTGCGTGGGATCCGGGAGGCCGGCGTGATCTTCGCGGCGCCGACGTACGTCTACATCACCTCGCTGCTCGGGCTCATCGCGTACGGCGTGTTCCGCATCGTGTCGGGTGATGTGCCAGACGCGGTCATCCCGCGCGACGCGTTCGAGCCGGAGGGACTCGAGCTGCTCACGCCGCTCATCGTGCTGCGCGCTTTCGCGTCCGGCTCGGTCGGCCTCACCGGTAGCGAGGCGATCGCCAACGGCGTCCCGAACTTCAAGTCACCGGAGTCACGCAACGCCGTGATCACGCTGGTCTGCATGGGCACCATCTTCGGCACCCTGTTCCTTGGGCTTACCTATCTCGCGACGCGCATCGGCAT encodes:
- a CDS encoding amino acid permease, whose protein sequence is VVGISKFQVGAWMVIAILPVLVAMLYAINRHYRSIEDSLLIAATAPIRVQPTVPRVVVPISRIDRASLRALSIARGLGGEVHAVHISYDTQGAAAFKRRWESVVGETIALDTIISPYRALMPPLLKYLDAIDRGGPGRPIIVVLAEFVPRHWWEALLHNQTALLLKLRLFVRRNTAVLDVPYHLDDPEPLDVEDERPGR